One window of Hujiaoplasma nucleasis genomic DNA carries:
- a CDS encoding DUF6320 domain-containing protein — MKYCNKCEITIKTNHEFCPLCHQTLETTKSEEVIEKYPTYEGNLRPVKSLLKKIMLFLSTTSIVILVILNIITGLEQLWALIPIGSILFFWIFMTVGILSRHNIASKLFFLTIVTILFLYMVDELSFSEGWALDYVAPLLLLTCNFSISLIIWIKRINYRDYISYLLLIVIFSIIPVVLLLLKVINVEWPSLTSVAFAVFIFFFIIFFFPKSIKDEIKKRFHA; from the coding sequence ATGAAATATTGTAATAAATGTGAAATAACCATAAAAACAAATCATGAATTTTGTCCTTTGTGCCACCAAACTCTAGAAACAACAAAAAGCGAAGAAGTTATAGAAAAATACCCTACTTATGAAGGAAACTTAAGACCAGTTAAAAGTTTGTTAAAAAAAATAATGTTGTTCTTGTCTACCACAAGTATTGTGATATTAGTGATATTAAATATCATTACAGGCTTAGAACAATTATGGGCCTTGATCCCTATTGGAAGTATCTTGTTCTTCTGGATATTTATGACAGTTGGTATATTATCAAGGCATAATATTGCATCGAAACTATTCTTTTTAACCATAGTCACTATCTTGTTTCTATATATGGTCGATGAACTATCGTTTTCTGAAGGATGGGCTTTAGATTATGTAGCACCATTATTGTTATTGACTTGTAATTTCTCAATATCATTAATCATATGGATTAAAAGAATAAACTACCGTGATTATATCTCATATCTATTATTAATTGTGATTTTTTCAATAATACCCGTTGTCTTGTTGTTGTTGAAGGTGATTAATGTTGAATGGCCTTCCTTAACTTCAGTAGCTTTTGCGGTATTTATATTTTTCTTTATTATATTCTTTTTTCCAAAATCAATTAAAGACGAAATTAAAAAAAGATTTCATGCATAA
- a CDS encoding DUF4097 family beta strand repeat-containing protein — translation MKKYLEDLRKELKNNGLNDFDIQDIIDDLCQMIQEAKNEGLNDEDIPNKFGKPEDLARDLAKDSKGDEENTTKYSDILLTSTSARKIEIRLINEDIIIKQSKNNEFEIYGENIIKSNYIIKEDHNCISIERKMGFLSKIKSFSQSGESFTIKVPKVQLDLVNINSKSSDANIEDLDLVDLNLNTISGDYKIRNVHGDSFKVKNISGDIILDEISFDSMSVSNVSGDFSIKKAHIKNQLNINTVSGDYKVNDSDTKDLTYHSVSGDFIGQEFYPESVSLKSVSGDIKIINKDHDRKITIKSKKSLSGDISI, via the coding sequence ATGAAGAAATACTTAGAAGATTTAAGAAAAGAACTGAAAAATAATGGTTTAAATGATTTTGATATTCAAGATATCATCGATGATTTATGTCAAATGATTCAAGAAGCTAAAAACGAGGGATTAAATGATGAGGACATCCCTAATAAATTCGGAAAACCTGAGGACTTAGCTAGAGATTTGGCTAAAGACTCAAAAGGAGACGAAGAGAATACCACTAAGTATTCTGATATTTTGTTAACATCAACAAGTGCTAGGAAAATTGAAATTAGACTTATTAATGAAGACATCATTATAAAACAAAGCAAAAATAATGAATTTGAAATTTATGGAGAAAATATCATTAAATCTAACTACATTATAAAAGAAGACCATAATTGTATATCTATTGAAAGAAAAATGGGTTTCCTATCCAAGATAAAATCTTTCTCACAATCTGGAGAATCATTCACCATAAAAGTTCCAAAGGTTCAATTGGACCTAGTCAACATCAATAGTAAATCTTCTGATGCAAATATTGAAGATTTAGATTTAGTTGATTTAAACCTAAATACCATAAGTGGTGATTATAAAATAAGAAATGTACATGGAGATTCTTTTAAAGTTAAAAATATCTCCGGAGATATAATTTTGGATGAAATTTCTTTTGACAGTATGAGTGTATCTAATGTTAGTGGCGATTTTTCAATAAAAAAAGCTCACATAAAAAATCAACTCAATATTAATACAGTATCAGGAGATTATAAAGTCAATGACTCAGATACAAAAGATTTGACCTATCATTCTGTGTCTGGAGATTTTATAGGGCAAGAATTTTATCCTGAATCAGTATCTTTAAAATCAGTTTCTGGAGACATCAAAATTATAAACAAGGATCATGACCGTAAAATTACCATTAAAAGTAAAAAAAGTTTATCTGGAGACATCAGTATATAA
- a CDS encoding PadR family transcriptional regulator — translation MNAQFKRGIIELCVLSELAQEDMYGYQIINEISLHLDVNENTIYPILRRLTKEGYFQTYLQESSGGPPRKYYKMTEQGFNFYLKLRDEWDRFIGGVYDILNKGGKKNEEILRRFKKRTEK, via the coding sequence ATGAACGCACAATTTAAAAGAGGAATTATTGAACTATGTGTCTTATCTGAACTTGCCCAAGAAGATATGTATGGTTACCAGATCATCAATGAAATATCTTTACATCTCGATGTGAACGAAAACACCATCTATCCTATTTTGAGACGTTTAACTAAGGAGGGGTACTTTCAAACCTACTTACAAGAATCCTCAGGTGGACCTCCAAGAAAGTATTATAAAATGACTGAACAAGGATTTAATTTCTATTTAAAATTAAGAGATGAATGGGATCGTTTTATTGGCGGTGTCTATGATATTCTCAATAAAGGAGGGAAAAAAAATGAAGAAATACTTAGAAGATTTAAGAAAAGAACTGAAAAATAA
- a CDS encoding TrkH family potassium uptake protein — MKKRKFSPLIIILLSFFSIIVIGSILLKLPYTTVASGSLSWYDSIFLSASAVCVTGLSTISSIGDSFTIYGKVVLALLIQIGGLGIVTIAVYVLVILGIKIGVTERYLVKEALNQPTHGGMIKLVRSIIIVTFIIEFIGMGINFIVFIQDFPFLEALGISAFHSISSFNNAGFDILGDSSLQAYSSNVLLNINTMFMIIVGGIGFIVIRDILEKKNWKNLTLYSKIVIKVTLFLIVSGTLLIKLLEYNQVTWLQAMFQSVTTRTAGFSTVNISRFNYVTLIVIISFMFIGASPNSTGGGIKTTTIYVIFGSIISFLRGKPLITHKRVIDHANRIKALVIAMLAFSITVIFFLVISLIEANNMTYDNKMLNILFETFSAFGTVGLSTGITTEILPATKILLAILMFIGRLGPITVFGIINKNWKQDYTGKIDYPKESILVG; from the coding sequence ATGAAGAAAAGAAAATTTTCGCCTTTGATTATTATTCTCTTAAGTTTTTTTTCTATAATTGTCATTGGATCTATCCTACTAAAACTACCTTATACCACCGTTGCTAGCGGATCTTTATCATGGTATGATTCTATTTTCTTATCAGCATCAGCCGTTTGTGTAACTGGTTTATCTACTATTAGCAGCATCGGTGATTCTTTTACAATTTACGGGAAAGTCGTCTTAGCCTTACTCATTCAAATTGGTGGTTTAGGTATTGTTACTATTGCTGTTTACGTATTGGTTATATTAGGTATTAAAATTGGTGTTACAGAAAGATATTTAGTCAAAGAAGCTTTAAATCAGCCTACTCATGGTGGAATGATTAAACTTGTTAGATCTATTATCATTGTTACTTTTATCATTGAATTTATTGGAATGGGTATTAACTTTATTGTTTTTATACAAGATTTTCCTTTTTTGGAAGCTCTGGGTATATCAGCCTTCCATTCAATTTCAAGTTTTAATAATGCTGGCTTTGATATCTTAGGTGATTCTTCTTTACAAGCTTATAGCTCCAATGTATTGTTAAACATCAACACTATGTTTATGATTATTGTTGGTGGTATTGGTTTTATTGTTATTAGAGATATATTAGAAAAGAAAAATTGGAAAAATTTAACTTTATATTCAAAAATCGTCATTAAAGTTACCTTGTTCTTAATTGTTTCAGGTACATTACTCATTAAACTTTTAGAATACAATCAAGTCACTTGGTTACAAGCTATGTTTCAATCTGTCACAACTAGAACTGCTGGTTTCTCAACGGTTAATATATCTAGATTCAATTATGTCACCTTAATCGTTATTATTTCTTTTATGTTTATTGGGGCATCTCCAAACTCTACTGGTGGTGGTATTAAAACCACTACTATTTACGTTATATTTGGTTCCATTATTTCTTTCTTAAGAGGTAAGCCTTTAATCACTCATAAAAGAGTTATTGATCACGCTAATCGAATAAAAGCTTTAGTCATTGCCATGTTAGCATTTTCAATTACAGTCATCTTCTTTTTGGTCATTTCTTTGATTGAAGCAAACAATATGACTTATGATAATAAAATGCTTAATATATTATTTGAAACATTTTCTGCCTTTGGTACTGTTGGTTTATCTACTGGAATCACTACAGAAATATTACCAGCCACGAAAATTTTACTTGCTATTTTAATGTTTATTGGTCGTTTAGGACCAATCACAGTATTTGGAATAATCAATAAGAATTGGAAACAAGATTACACAGGTAAAATTGATTATCCAAAAGAATCTATCTTAGTTGGATAA